The following coding sequences are from one Gimesia chilikensis window:
- a CDS encoding sodium:solute symporter family protein, producing the protein MLFAAESNSWLGLHTADWIVLGLYFVVILAIGLWSVKKVKDMADFFMGGRRFGKVFMMFFAFGSGTSSEQAISVVAGTWRAGLAGIWWQFLWLWATPFYWIVAPIMRRMRALTTADFFETRFNGPTAVLYSFYGIAISITFIAGGLFGTGKMVDALTGNELDRIAVEANFMVPAAEWNAETKSFQITERRLQGYEYAILAVTVMFVIYGMAGGLGAAIITDFIQGILTIIFSFLLLPFVFYEIGGFGELNQNADLKKGMLDLTVSPELAATMGEPITPFYVFMLSVTALAGIVIQPHIMGVCGAGKTEYEGRFGFTVGNFLKRFCTVAWTFTGLACIVWYMGDSSPLKDSPDPADQAVYQSLVMRASPEYNALSPEEKEKVDSADRDFADKLFGMAAHDILPRIAPGLIGLLLASLLAAVMSTSDAQMIISSGLFTENIYRKCMVKNKSQRHYLWVGRIAGLVIVILALILQTTFTDIIHALKIIVKTPACIGISLWIGIVWRRWNVISVWVSTLTGILVWIGVAFHADILYNSGILPEDMFKSPTEMRDVWQMFFFMSLAILSGVLVSFITPRQPQEKLDHFYKLMHTPVKLDEQIDAPCTLPAEPEPMGQKMFPNSKDIEIPKPTFQDLGGFILAWCGVAAIIFLTNLLAKFA; encoded by the coding sequence ATGTTATTTGCCGCCGAATCGAACTCCTGGCTCGGGCTCCATACTGCAGACTGGATTGTACTGGGTCTGTATTTCGTCGTCATTCTCGCCATTGGTCTGTGGTCGGTGAAAAAAGTAAAAGATATGGCCGACTTCTTCATGGGGGGCCGCCGGTTCGGCAAAGTCTTCATGATGTTCTTTGCCTTTGGGTCGGGAACCAGCAGTGAGCAGGCCATCAGCGTGGTCGCAGGAACCTGGCGGGCTGGGCTTGCTGGGATCTGGTGGCAGTTTCTCTGGCTCTGGGCAACGCCTTTCTACTGGATCGTCGCGCCGATTATGCGCCGCATGCGAGCCTTGACGACCGCCGACTTTTTCGAAACCCGCTTTAATGGCCCCACCGCGGTGCTGTATTCCTTTTACGGCATCGCCATCTCGATCACCTTTATTGCCGGGGGACTGTTCGGTACCGGAAAAATGGTGGATGCTTTGACGGGAAATGAATTGGACCGCATCGCAGTCGAAGCGAACTTCATGGTACCGGCAGCGGAATGGAATGCGGAAACCAAGTCGTTTCAGATTACCGAACGGCGTCTGCAGGGCTATGAGTACGCAATTCTGGCAGTCACAGTCATGTTTGTGATCTACGGCATGGCCGGTGGTCTGGGGGCTGCGATTATCACCGACTTTATCCAGGGGATTCTAACGATCATCTTTTCGTTTCTCCTGCTCCCGTTTGTGTTCTACGAAATAGGCGGATTCGGTGAACTGAACCAGAATGCCGACCTCAAAAAAGGGATGCTGGATTTGACCGTCAGCCCGGAACTGGCTGCCACGATGGGCGAACCGATTACCCCCTTTTACGTGTTTATGCTGTCCGTCACCGCACTGGCCGGGATCGTAATTCAACCCCATATTATGGGCGTCTGTGGTGCAGGTAAGACGGAATACGAAGGCCGTTTCGGTTTTACGGTGGGGAACTTCCTCAAACGATTCTGCACGGTCGCCTGGACGTTTACCGGACTGGCCTGCATCGTCTGGTACATGGGTGACAGCAGTCCTTTGAAAGACTCACCCGATCCGGCAGATCAGGCGGTCTACCAGTCACTCGTGATGCGGGCCAGCCCCGAATACAACGCGCTTTCCCCTGAGGAAAAAGAAAAAGTCGACAGCGCAGACCGTGATTTCGCAGATAAACTGTTCGGGATGGCCGCCCACGATATCCTGCCGCGAATCGCACCGGGATTAATTGGCCTGCTCCTGGCATCGCTGTTGGCGGCGGTGATGAGTACCAGTGATGCCCAGATGATTATTTCCAGTGGTCTATTTACAGAGAACATTTACCGCAAATGCATGGTGAAGAATAAGTCGCAGCGGCATTATCTCTGGGTTGGTCGAATTGCCGGTCTGGTGATCGTGATTCTTGCCCTGATTCTCCAGACCACATTTACCGATATCATTCATGCGCTGAAAATCATCGTCAAAACGCCGGCCTGTATCGGAATCAGCCTCTGGATCGGCATTGTCTGGCGCCGCTGGAATGTGATTTCCGTCTGGGTTTCGACTCTGACCGGCATCCTGGTCTGGATCGGCGTCGCTTTCCATGCAGACATACTCTATAACTCCGGTATTCTGCCTGAGGATATGTTTAAATCTCCCACCGAAATGCGGGATGTCTGGCAGATGTTCTTCTTCATGAGCCTGGCGATCCTGAGTGGGGTGCTTGTCAGTTTTATTACGCCGCGACAACCACAGGAAAAACTGGATCATTTCTATAAGCTGATGCACACCCCGGTGAAACTGGATGAGCAAATCGATGCTCCCTGTACGCTGCCGGCGGAACCAGAGCCGATGGGACAGAAGATGTTCCCGAATTCCAAAGACATCGAAATCCCCAAACCTACGTTTCAGGATCTGGGAGGCTTCATTCTGGCCTGGTGTGGTGTGGCCGCAATTATCTTCCTGACGAATCTGCTGGCGAAATTCGCCTGA
- the epmB gene encoding EF-P beta-lysylation protein EpmB encodes MSSTLPETTWQQSLARSIRDPRELLARLDLPETLLPAAEKSALLFPLMVPPSFLARMEPGNLQDPLLQQVLPHLNEQVQVPGFSLDAVGDLQVRSTPGLLQKYQGRALLIASGACAIHCRYCFRRHYPYGEEPRTLAEWESVWRALEQDESLHEVILSGGDPLMLTDARLRVFCERIAAIPHVKRLRIHSRLPVVLPNRIHPELIEILEQVKSAGTTVWMVIHANHPREISGDVEQAIQQLMQSGIPVLNQAVLLKGINDDVDTLEALCEKLINLGVMPYYLHQLDRVSGVAHFEVPEEQGRELIRELRTRLPGYAVPQYVREISGEPHKTPLTD; translated from the coding sequence ATGTCTTCTACACTCCCGGAAACCACCTGGCAGCAATCACTGGCGCGGTCCATTCGCGATCCACGTGAATTACTCGCACGACTGGATCTGCCAGAGACGCTGTTACCTGCTGCGGAAAAAAGTGCCCTTTTGTTCCCATTGATGGTTCCCCCCAGCTTTCTGGCACGGATGGAACCGGGAAATCTCCAGGATCCCTTACTACAACAGGTGCTTCCGCATCTGAACGAACAGGTGCAGGTCCCCGGCTTCAGTCTCGACGCGGTCGGCGATTTGCAGGTCAGGTCGACTCCGGGTCTGCTGCAGAAATATCAGGGTCGGGCGCTGCTCATCGCCAGTGGGGCCTGTGCGATTCACTGCCGTTATTGTTTCCGCAGACACTACCCTTATGGAGAAGAACCGCGAACCCTGGCGGAATGGGAGTCGGTCTGGCGGGCCCTGGAGCAGGACGAATCTCTGCATGAGGTCATTCTCAGTGGTGGTGATCCACTGATGTTGACCGACGCGCGACTGCGCGTGTTTTGTGAACGGATTGCCGCGATTCCGCACGTCAAACGATTGCGAATACATAGCCGTCTCCCCGTTGTGTTGCCGAATCGAATCCATCCGGAGCTGATCGAGATCCTGGAACAGGTCAAATCTGCCGGGACCACTGTGTGGATGGTGATCCATGCCAATCATCCCCGGGAAATCTCAGGAGACGTTGAACAGGCGATTCAGCAACTGATGCAATCTGGCATCCCAGTTCTGAATCAGGCGGTGCTGCTCAAAGGGATCAACGATGATGTGGATACTCTGGAAGCCTTGTGCGAAAAGCTGATCAATCTGGGAGTGATGCCTTATTACTTACATCAACTGGATCGCGTCAGCGGTGTGGCTCACTTTGAAGTCCCTGAAGAACAGGGCAGGGAGCTGATTCGTGAACTACGTACCCGTCTTCCAGGCTACGCGGTCCCGCAGTATGTGCGCGAGATCAGTGGAGAGCCGCACAAAACTCCGCTGACAGATTAA
- the efp gene encoding elongation factor P, which yields MPQISTGDFRKGIKVIVEGDPYEMIEVNFVKPGKGQALYRTRLRNLLKGTILDRTYKSGGESLEQADIRKGDGQFLYKDATGLHFMDNDTYEQYSIDEAVCGNAADYLLDGAICSLLFWNDQLIGMDPPQQVIVEVTYTEPAAKGNTATNVTKPATVETGATVNVPAFINVGEKIKVDTATGSYVERVRE from the coding sequence ATGCCACAAATCAGTACAGGCGATTTTCGCAAGGGTATTAAAGTTATTGTCGAAGGTGATCCATACGAAATGATCGAGGTCAATTTCGTCAAGCCGGGTAAAGGACAGGCCCTGTATCGCACCAGATTGCGTAATCTGCTGAAGGGCACCATTCTTGACCGCACTTATAAGAGTGGTGGTGAAAGCCTGGAACAGGCTGATATTCGCAAGGGAGACGGTCAGTTTCTTTATAAAGATGCGACCGGTCTGCACTTCATGGACAATGATACATATGAGCAATACTCCATTGATGAAGCCGTCTGTGGTAACGCCGCTGATTACCTTCTGGATGGTGCCATCTGCAGTCTGCTGTTCTGGAACGATCAGCTGATCGGCATGGATCCCCCACAACAGGTGATCGTGGAAGTCACTTACACCGAGCCTGCTGCAAAAGGTAACACCGCAACCAACGTTACCAAGCCAGCGACTGTTGAAACAGGTGCTACGGTGAACGTTCCCGCTTTCATTAACGTGGGCGAAAAAATCAAAGTTGATACCGCCACCGGTTCCTATGTGGAACGCGTCCGCGAGTAA
- the murD gene encoding UDP-N-acetylmuramoyl-L-alanine--D-glutamate ligase: protein MSLIPFHIQNQNLQDRRVTVLGLGRFGGGIAVTRFLAERGAQITVLDNLSASELEQSLQQLADIQGIRYFLGEKTHELPATDLLVLNPAIPPQHPLLAQAEREQIPVTSEIELFWQLNPAPVVGVTGSNGKSTTTAMIHSVFSESGSTCWLGGNIGVSLLPHVEQIQPTDWVILELSSFQLHGLDRLQVSPQLAVVTNFSANHLDWHESLAHYRHAKQTISRWQTADETTIINGDDPDLKNWDYPGNVLRFGCDAALDPAVLVQEQGFQADQFEGLFQPQLSVPGSHNRLNAAAAITAGLCIDLDPATIQRGLERFQGLPHRLQFIGDYAGRRFYNDSLATTPESAICALEAFESGKIVALAGGYDKQVDLTPFSRELLSRTKATSLMGDTGVKLAGLMSGLRVESQSSATSVISEPQDSFEDAFNWAWQQSAPGDVILLSPGCASYGWFANFQERGARFEALFQNLANAANT from the coding sequence ATGTCCCTGATCCCCTTTCATATTCAGAACCAGAACTTACAAGACCGACGGGTTACCGTTCTGGGGCTGGGCCGGTTCGGGGGAGGCATCGCTGTCACTCGATTTCTGGCAGAACGGGGAGCACAGATCACCGTCCTGGATAACTTGAGCGCGAGTGAGCTGGAACAGTCACTGCAACAGTTAGCGGACATTCAAGGGATTCGTTATTTCCTCGGGGAGAAAACCCACGAATTGCCAGCCACGGATTTGCTGGTACTGAATCCCGCGATTCCTCCACAGCATCCCCTGCTCGCTCAGGCGGAGCGGGAACAGATTCCCGTGACCAGCGAAATCGAACTGTTCTGGCAGTTGAATCCTGCTCCCGTAGTCGGGGTCACAGGCAGCAATGGAAAATCGACCACGACCGCAATGATTCATTCCGTCTTTTCCGAGTCCGGCAGCACGTGCTGGCTGGGGGGCAATATAGGTGTCAGCCTGTTGCCGCATGTTGAACAGATTCAACCCACAGACTGGGTCATTCTGGAATTGAGCAGCTTCCAGTTACATGGTCTGGATCGTTTGCAAGTGAGTCCCCAACTGGCGGTGGTGACCAACTTCAGCGCGAACCATCTCGACTGGCATGAGTCCCTCGCGCATTATCGGCACGCAAAACAGACAATTTCACGCTGGCAGACAGCGGATGAAACAACCATCATCAACGGTGATGATCCTGATTTGAAAAACTGGGACTACCCGGGAAACGTGCTCAGGTTTGGCTGCGATGCAGCCCTGGATCCTGCGGTACTGGTGCAGGAACAGGGATTTCAAGCTGATCAGTTCGAGGGATTATTTCAGCCCCAACTTTCTGTTCCGGGCTCGCATAATCGTTTGAATGCTGCCGCTGCCATCACAGCAGGACTCTGTATCGACCTGGATCCAGCAACAATCCAACGGGGACTGGAACGATTTCAAGGCCTGCCACATCGCCTGCAGTTTATCGGGGATTATGCCGGTCGGCGGTTCTATAATGACTCACTGGCGACCACACCTGAGTCGGCCATTTGCGCACTGGAAGCGTTTGAGTCGGGAAAGATCGTTGCCTTGGCGGGGGGCTATGATAAACAGGTCGACCTGACCCCGTTTTCCCGGGAACTGCTCTCGCGAACGAAAGCGACCTCACTGATGGGAGATACTGGAGTCAAACTTGCAGGGCTCATGTCGGGGCTACGGGTTGAGTCACAGTCGTCAGCGACATCGGTGATTTCAGAACCGCAGGATTCATTCGAGGACGCATTTAACTGGGCCTGGCAGCAGTCTGCTCCCGGCGACGTGATTCTGCTCTCGCCGGGCTGCGCCAGTTATGGCTGGTTTGCCAACTTCCAGGAACGCGGGGCTCGCTTTGAAGCGTTATTTCAGAATCTTGCAAACGCCGCGAATACTTAA
- a CDS encoding cytochrome c, whose translation MNKPSWHWYQKPIRNFSHATGALLTLFLFTGCGGNDAPAPAPAQQQAQAPTPAAATPQVAQSTPTETKPAPAPANDGQKMIDGIPYDVWFDNPLAVAGNNQSVQPVALPGNNVAANTTPAPAGEMKTETAQASAGGGSGTDWKTIIPMPILESQVKDIRNRLTKNMQSVGTYNTSYLEIPTFTATLAALAEVANQHSEDVGWKKNAKYLRELAAAFTAEPLMRGAKSYRAMQIPYEQIIVILNGSAPAGLPEADDKKPIAEVASMGDLMKRADIAYKWLKSNVGSADALKAEKEKVIEEAHLLAAISKIITLEGYGYVDDKGFLGHANPMQEACLKMVEAAKNDNFQEFDQGMSRVYKSCTECHSEYKE comes from the coding sequence ATGAACAAGCCATCTTGGCACTGGTATCAGAAACCAATTCGCAACTTCTCACACGCAACAGGTGCATTGCTCACACTGTTTCTGTTCACTGGATGTGGTGGAAATGATGCTCCCGCCCCCGCGCCAGCTCAGCAACAGGCCCAGGCGCCCACTCCGGCTGCAGCGACTCCACAGGTAGCACAATCAACGCCGACCGAAACAAAACCGGCACCCGCCCCGGCGAATGACGGGCAGAAAATGATTGACGGGATCCCCTACGATGTCTGGTTTGACAATCCGCTGGCTGTCGCAGGCAATAATCAGTCAGTCCAACCCGTTGCTCTACCTGGCAACAATGTCGCAGCCAATACCACTCCTGCTCCCGCGGGAGAAATGAAAACGGAGACGGCACAGGCGAGTGCCGGCGGTGGTTCAGGCACGGACTGGAAAACAATTATTCCCATGCCGATTCTGGAATCTCAGGTCAAAGACATTCGTAATCGTCTGACCAAGAATATGCAGTCGGTCGGCACCTATAATACGAGCTATCTTGAGATACCCACATTTACTGCAACACTGGCGGCACTGGCTGAAGTTGCGAATCAGCATTCAGAAGATGTCGGCTGGAAAAAGAATGCCAAGTATCTGCGGGAGCTGGCAGCCGCTTTCACCGCAGAGCCGCTGATGCGTGGTGCCAAATCCTATCGCGCCATGCAAATCCCCTACGAACAGATCATCGTGATTCTAAATGGCAGTGCCCCGGCAGGACTGCCTGAAGCTGACGACAAGAAACCCATCGCCGAAGTTGCCTCAATGGGTGACCTGATGAAACGCGCTGATATCGCCTACAAATGGCTCAAATCGAATGTCGGAAGTGCAGATGCCCTCAAAGCAGAGAAAGAGAAGGTCATCGAGGAAGCACACCTGCTCGCAGCGATTTCCAAGATCATCACACTCGAAGGTTACGGCTACGTCGATGACAAAGGCTTCCTGGGGCATGCCAATCCGATGCAGGAAGCCTGCCTGAAAATGGTGGAAGCTGCCAAGAACGACAATTTCCAGGAGTTTGATCAGGGAATGTCCCGTGTCTACAAATCCTGCACGGAATGCCATAGCGAATACAAAGAGTAA
- the miaB gene encoding tRNA (N6-isopentenyl adenosine(37)-C2)-methylthiotransferase MiaB, with product MSQSEEITQEVRPAVQADSAPDAVVTDHNHKLYIETVGCQMNMLDSELVVADLRKRGYELTQNVKEAETVLFNTCSVREHAEHKIYSSLGRLRYGARKNPKKVIGVMGCMAQKDQKLIFQKAPQVDFVVGTGQLAQVADLIDKARVNHSQNKRSRELAVGLGRKDGKRDEITNSFQSYDPLRDPEMRPSPYQAFVRIMIGCDKFCSYCVVPSTRGPEQSRSPREILSEVKVLADQGVKEVTLLGQTVNSYKHTQDGKLFRLSDLLYLIHDVSGIDRIKFVTSYPKDMTNDLLEAIRDLPKATRYLHVPLQHGCDDVLKHMKRGYTVEDYRDMMQRINEILPGCSVSSDFIVGHPGETEESHQKSLDSIREFRFKNSFIFKYSERPGTKAAERFADDIPEDVKKRRNNEMLDVQNEISEEDNAEFIGKQVEVLVEGPSKSALKAGDNVSKESLAEQLMGRSKCDRIVVFDGNPRLAGSLADVEVIDVTPTTLIGNIITREYQHQTGASLPILQ from the coding sequence ATGTCTCAATCAGAAGAAATCACGCAGGAAGTTCGGCCAGCAGTCCAGGCAGATTCCGCTCCGGATGCGGTGGTGACCGACCACAACCATAAGCTCTACATCGAAACCGTTGGCTGTCAGATGAATATGCTGGACAGCGAACTCGTGGTAGCTGACCTGCGTAAACGGGGATATGAACTGACCCAGAACGTCAAAGAAGCGGAGACCGTTCTGTTCAACACCTGCAGTGTCCGCGAACACGCAGAGCATAAGATTTACAGCTCTCTGGGGCGGCTCCGCTACGGTGCCCGTAAGAATCCGAAAAAAGTGATCGGCGTGATGGGCTGCATGGCTCAGAAAGACCAGAAGCTGATCTTTCAGAAAGCCCCCCAGGTCGATTTCGTAGTCGGAACCGGACAACTGGCCCAGGTCGCAGACCTGATCGACAAAGCACGCGTGAATCATAGCCAGAATAAACGCAGTCGGGAACTGGCTGTCGGACTGGGACGAAAAGACGGCAAACGGGATGAGATCACCAACAGTTTCCAGAGTTACGATCCGCTGCGTGACCCGGAGATGCGACCTTCGCCTTACCAGGCATTCGTCCGCATTATGATCGGCTGTGATAAATTCTGTTCCTACTGTGTGGTCCCCTCGACGCGCGGTCCCGAACAGAGCCGTTCACCACGAGAAATTCTGTCCGAAGTCAAAGTACTCGCCGATCAGGGAGTCAAAGAGGTCACACTGCTGGGACAGACCGTCAACAGCTACAAGCACACGCAGGACGGAAAACTCTTCCGCCTGTCTGACCTGCTCTACCTGATCCATGATGTCTCAGGCATCGATCGCATCAAATTTGTTACCAGTTACCCCAAAGACATGACCAACGACCTGCTGGAAGCGATTCGGGACCTGCCCAAGGCAACCCGCTACCTGCACGTCCCGCTGCAGCATGGCTGCGACGACGTTCTGAAGCACATGAAGCGGGGATACACGGTCGAAGATTACCGGGATATGATGCAACGCATCAACGAGATTCTGCCCGGCTGCTCAGTTTCCAGCGACTTCATCGTAGGTCATCCAGGTGAGACCGAAGAGTCACACCAGAAGAGCCTGGACTCAATTCGCGAGTTCCGGTTCAAAAACAGCTTCATCTTCAAGTACAGCGAGCGTCCCGGCACCAAGGCGGCCGAGCGATTTGCCGACGACATTCCCGAGGATGTCAAAAAACGCCGTAATAACGAAATGCTCGACGTGCAAAACGAAATCAGCGAAGAAGACAACGCGGAATTCATTGGCAAACAGGTTGAAGTGCTGGTCGAAGGTCCGAGTAAGTCTGCTCTCAAGGCCGGTGATAACGTATCCAAAGAATCGCTGGCGGAACAGTTGATGGGACGTTCCAAGTGTGACCGGAT